The following coding sequences lie in one Glycine soja cultivar W05 chromosome 16, ASM419377v2, whole genome shotgun sequence genomic window:
- the LOC114389248 gene encoding TMV resistance protein N-like isoform X2, protein MALGSCSSSFNYDVFLSFRGADTRHGFTGNLYNALDDRGIYTFIDDEELQSGEEITPALLKAIQESRIAITVLSINYASSSFCLDELAHILECFKSKTLLVVPVFYKVDPSDVRHQKGSYGETLAQLQKRFNHNMEKLEYWKKALHQVANLSGFHFKHGEGYEYEFIGRIVELVSSKINHAPLPVADYPVGLESRLLEVTKLLDVESDDGVYMIGIHGIGGIGKTTLAIAVYNLIACHFDGSCFLKDLREKSNKQELQYLQIILLWEILGEKEINLARVEQGTSIIQHRLQRKKVLLILDDVDKHEQLQAIVGRPCWFGPGSRVIITTRDKQLLASHGVKRTYEVKLLNENNALQLLTWKSFKTEKVDPSYKEDLNDVVIYASGLPLALEVIGSNLFGKSIDEWKSAIKKYKRIPSIQILEILKVSFDALEEKQKNVFLDIACCFNRYALTEVIDILRAHYGDCMKYHIGVLVAKSLIKKFSWYGRLPRVTMHDLIEDMGKEIVRQVSPKEPEKRSRLWLLEDIIQVLEDNKGTSQIEIICLDFPSFGKEEIVELNTKAFKKKKNLKTVIIKNGKFSKGPKYLPNNLRVLEWWRYPSHCLPSDFHPKKLSICKLPYSCISSFDLDGLWKVSLKSTFSTSCYLINSLLRLFILFLLFLFFFLQMFVNLTILNFDRCKCLTQIPDVSGHPNLEEFSFECCHNLITVHTSIGFLDKLKILNAFRCKRLRSFPPIKLTSLEKLNLSFCYGLESFLKILGKMENIRELCLSHSSITELPFSFQNHAGLQGLDLSFLSPHAIFKVPSGIVLMPDEIFAVGLKGWQWLKQEEGEKTTGSTVSSKVERLTVSSCNLCDEFFSIDFTWFAHMKKLCLSENNFTILPECIKECQFLRILDVCYCKHLREIRGIPPNLKHFFAINCKSLTSSSISKFLNQELHEAGNTVFCLPRDRIPEWFDQQSRGPSISFWFRNKFPDMVLCLIVAPIQDKFFRPMVFINGNQCSPYSCHFRTGMHHAYLCDLQEIKSRNSPYEMPFENGWNHVNVTCPRCIDTYIHPVKMGIHIFKQEYAMEDVRFTDPFIARENQTMI, encoded by the exons ATGGCTTTGGGATCATGTTCCTCTTCCTTCAactatgatgttttcctcaGCTTCAGAGGTGCAGACACACGTCATGGTTTTACTGGAAATCTTTACAATGCTCTTGATGACAGGGGAATCTACACTTTCATTGATGATGAGGAGCTTCAGAGTGGAGAGGAAATAACACCAGCACTTCTGAAGGCAATTCAAGAGTCCAGGATTGCCATCACTGTGCTCTCTATAAATTATGCTTCTTCCTCATTTTGCTTAGATGAACTTGCTCACATTCTTGAGTGCTTTAAGAGCAAAACTCTGTTGGTTGTGCCAGTTTTTTATAAGGTGGATCCTTCCGATGTCAGACACCAGAAAGGTAGTTATGGAGAAACATTGGC TCAACTACAGAAAAGGTTCAACCACAACATGGAGAAGTTGGAGTATTGGAAGAAGGCTCTGCATCAAGTAGCTAACTTGTCTGGCTTTCATTTCAAACACGG AGAAGGGTATGAATACGAGTTTATTGGGAGGATTGTTGAGTTGGTCTCCAGCAAGATTAATCATGCTCCTTTGCCTGTTGCGGATTACCCGGTTGGACTAGAGTCAAGATTACTAGAAGTAACAAAGCTTTTGGATGTTGAATCTGATGATGGTGTCTACATGATAGGGATCCATGGAATTGGCGGGATAGGAAAAACAACACTTGCTATAGCCGTTTATAATTTGATTGCTTGTCATTTTGATGGTTCATGTTTTCTTAaagatttgagagaaaaatcaaacaaacaggAGTTACAATACCTCCAGATCATCCTTCTTTGGGAAATACTTGGAGAGAAGGAAATCAACCTAGCACGTGTTGAACAAGGAACTTCAATTATACAACATAGGCTTCAGCGGAAGAAGGTTCTCTTGATTCTAGATGATGTTGACAAGCATGAACAATTACAGGCTATTGTTGGAAGACCTTGTTGGTTTGGTCCAGGCAGTAGAGTCATCATCACCACTCGGGACAAACAACTGCTAGCATCTCATGGGGTTAAAAGAACATATGAAGTGAAACTATTGAATGAGAACAATGCTCTTCAATTGCTTACATGGAAATCTTTTAAAACAGAAAAGGTTGATCCAAGTTATAAGGAGGACTTGAATGATGTAGTAATTTATGCTTCTGGCCTTCCATTAGCCTTGGAAGTGATAGGTTCCAACTTGTTTGGGAAAAGTATAGATGAATGGAAATCTGctatcaaaaaatataaaagaattccTAGCATTCAAATCCTAGAGATACTTAAAGTAAGCTTTGATGCTTtggaggaaaaacaaaagaatgtttTCCTTGACATTGCCTGTTGCTTCAATAGATATGCTTTGACAGAGGTTATAGATATACTTCGCGCTCATTATGGTGATTGCATGAAATATCATATTGGAGTGTTGGTtgcaaaatctcttataaaaaaGTTTAGTTGGTATGGTAGATTACCTAGAGTTACAATGCATGACTTGATTGAGGACATGGGTAAAGAAATTGTCAGGCAAGTATCACCGAAAGAGCCAGAGAAGCGCAGTAGACTGTGGTTACTGGAAGATATAATTCAAGTTTTGGAAGACAACAAG GGAACTAGTCAAATTGAAATCATATGTCTAGACTTCCCCAGCTTTGGCAAAGAAGAAATAGTAGAATTAAATACAAAGGCtttcaagaagaagaaaaacctcAAAAcagttattattaaaaatggtaaattttcCAAAGGTCCCAAATATCTTCCAAATAATTTGAGAGTACTGGAATGGTGGAGATATCCTTCACATTGTTTACCATCTGATTTTCATCCGAAAAAACTTTCCATATGCAAGTTACCCTATAGTTGTATTTCCTCATTTGACTTGGATGGCTTATGGAAGGTAAGCTTAAAGAGTACATTTTCCACATcttgttatttaataaattcaCTTTTAAGATTATTCATTCTGTTcttattgtttctgtttttttttttgcagatgtTTGTAAATCTAACAATATTGAATTTTGACAGGTGCAAATGTTTAACACAGATTCCTGACGTATCTGGTCACCCAAACTTGGAGGAATTTTCATTTGAATGCTGCCATAATTTAATTACGGTTCACACTTCAATTGGTTTTCTGGATAAGCTTAAAATATTGAATGCTTTTAGATGCAAAAGGCTAAGAAGTTTTCCACCTATCAAGTTGACTTCTCTTGAAAAACTTAACCTTTCATTTTGTTACGGTCTTGAgagttttctaaaaatattaggAAAGATGGAAAACATAAGAGAACTTTGTTTGTCACACTCTTCCATAACAGAATTgccattttcatttcaaaatcatgCTGGGCTTCAAGGATTAGACCTGAGCTTTTTAAGTCCTCATGCAATTTTTAAGGTGCCAAGTGGCATTGTCCTGATGCCAGATGAAATCTTCGCCGTGGGATTGAAAGGGTGGCAATGGCTAAAACAGGAAGAGGGTGAAAAAACAACGGGGTCAACAGTATCTTCAAAGGTAGAAAGGCTTACTGTCTCAAGTTGCAACCTCtgtgatgaatttttttcaatagaTTTTACTTGGTTTGCACATATGAAGAAATTATGTCTATCCGAGAATAATTTCACAATCCTTCCAGAATGCATCAAAGAATGTCAATTTTTAAGGATACTTGATGTATGTTACTGCAAGCATCTTCGGGAAATTAGAGGGATTCCACCAAACTTAAAGCATTTCTTTGCAATAAACTGTAAATCATTGACTTCCTCAAGTATAAGCAAGTTCCTAAATCAG GAACTGCATGAAGCTGGAAACACTGTGTTTTGTTTGCCAAGAGATAGGATTCCTGAGTGGTTCGATCAGCAAAGCAGGGGACCTTCAATTTCTTTCTGGTTTCGTAATAAGTTCCCTGACATGGTTCTTTGTCTTATTGTTGCACCTATTCAAGACAAATTTTTTCGTCCCATGGTGTTCATCAATGGCAACCAAT GTTCCCCTTATAGTTGCCATTTCAGGACAGGAATGCACCATGCATATCTTTGTgatctacaagagataaaaTCCAGAAATAGTCCATATGAGATGCCTTTCGAAAATGGATGGAACCATGTGAATGTTACATGTCCACGTTGTATAGATACCTATATCCACCCTGTTAAAATGGGAATCCATATATTTAAACAGGAATATGCCATGGAGGATGTTCGATTTACTGATCCTTTTATAGCAAGAGAAAATCAGACGATGATCTAG
- the LOC114389248 gene encoding TMV resistance protein N-like isoform X1, with protein sequence MEKLEYWKKALHQVANLSGFHFKHGEGYEYEFIGRIVELVSSKINHAPLPVADYPVGLESRLLEVTKLLDVESDDGVYMIGIHGIGGIGKTTLAIAVYNLIACHFDGSCFLKDLREKSNKQELQYLQIILLWEILGEKEINLARVEQGTSIIQHRLQRKKVLLILDDVDKHEQLQAIVGRPCWFGPGSRVIITTRDKQLLASHGVKRTYEVKLLNENNALQLLTWKSFKTEKVDPSYKEDLNDVVIYASGLPLALEVIGSNLFGKSIDEWKSAIKKYKRIPSIQILEILKVSFDALEEKQKNVFLDIACCFNRYALTEVIDILRAHYGDCMKYHIGVLVAKSLIKKFSWYGRLPRVTMHDLIEDMGKEIVRQVSPKEPEKRSRLWLLEDIIQVLEDNKGTSQIEIICLDFPSFGKEEIVELNTKAFKKKKNLKTVIIKNGKFSKGPKYLPNNLRVLEWWRYPSHCLPSDFHPKKLSICKLPYSCISSFDLDGLWKVQMFNTDS encoded by the exons ATGGAGAAGTTGGAGTATTGGAAGAAGGCTCTGCATCAAGTAGCTAACTTGTCTGGCTTTCATTTCAAACACGG AGAAGGGTATGAATACGAGTTTATTGGGAGGATTGTTGAGTTGGTCTCCAGCAAGATTAATCATGCTCCTTTGCCTGTTGCGGATTACCCGGTTGGACTAGAGTCAAGATTACTAGAAGTAACAAAGCTTTTGGATGTTGAATCTGATGATGGTGTCTACATGATAGGGATCCATGGAATTGGCGGGATAGGAAAAACAACACTTGCTATAGCCGTTTATAATTTGATTGCTTGTCATTTTGATGGTTCATGTTTTCTTAaagatttgagagaaaaatcaaacaaacaggAGTTACAATACCTCCAGATCATCCTTCTTTGGGAAATACTTGGAGAGAAGGAAATCAACCTAGCACGTGTTGAACAAGGAACTTCAATTATACAACATAGGCTTCAGCGGAAGAAGGTTCTCTTGATTCTAGATGATGTTGACAAGCATGAACAATTACAGGCTATTGTTGGAAGACCTTGTTGGTTTGGTCCAGGCAGTAGAGTCATCATCACCACTCGGGACAAACAACTGCTAGCATCTCATGGGGTTAAAAGAACATATGAAGTGAAACTATTGAATGAGAACAATGCTCTTCAATTGCTTACATGGAAATCTTTTAAAACAGAAAAGGTTGATCCAAGTTATAAGGAGGACTTGAATGATGTAGTAATTTATGCTTCTGGCCTTCCATTAGCCTTGGAAGTGATAGGTTCCAACTTGTTTGGGAAAAGTATAGATGAATGGAAATCTGctatcaaaaaatataaaagaattccTAGCATTCAAATCCTAGAGATACTTAAAGTAAGCTTTGATGCTTtggaggaaaaacaaaagaatgtttTCCTTGACATTGCCTGTTGCTTCAATAGATATGCTTTGACAGAGGTTATAGATATACTTCGCGCTCATTATGGTGATTGCATGAAATATCATATTGGAGTGTTGGTtgcaaaatctcttataaaaaaGTTTAGTTGGTATGGTAGATTACCTAGAGTTACAATGCATGACTTGATTGAGGACATGGGTAAAGAAATTGTCAGGCAAGTATCACCGAAAGAGCCAGAGAAGCGCAGTAGACTGTGGTTACTGGAAGATATAATTCAAGTTTTGGAAGACAACAAG GGAACTAGTCAAATTGAAATCATATGTCTAGACTTCCCCAGCTTTGGCAAAGAAGAAATAGTAGAATTAAATACAAAGGCtttcaagaagaagaaaaacctcAAAAcagttattattaaaaatggtaaattttcCAAAGGTCCCAAATATCTTCCAAATAATTTGAGAGTACTGGAATGGTGGAGATATCCTTCACATTGTTTACCATCTGATTTTCATCCGAAAAAACTTTCCATATGCAAGTTACCCTATAGTTGTATTTCCTCATTTGACTTGGATGGCTTATGGAAG GTGCAAATGTTTAACACAGATTCCTGA
- the LOC114389250 gene encoding uncharacterized protein LOC114389250 translates to MSDMQKGLIPALQEVMPGAPHRFCVLHLWKNFTKQWKSKELKGIVWQCAKSTTVAEFEGHMAHLKTINCQAWEYLNKWPKQAWTKAHFSTIPKVDNICNNTCEVFNSRILQYRCKPIITMLEEIRSYIMRTMAARKVKLSGKPGPLCLVQYKRLEKEFHFANQWTPIWCGDNMGLRYEVHMWGNKVEVNLGEWTCTCGVWQLTGMPCRHAIATITHKGGKPEDMCHEWLSIEAYNKTYQHFIEPVQGPQYWAQTQYTHPVPPHKKVQRGRPKKNRRRSVDEDNVTGHKLKRKLAEFTCGRCGQTNHNIRSCKNIGVPVRPKKYVAPSTSNEDDHLLSQDEQALNEAEEAAAHVQQDPVEINLSRLICHKIVTWSLWSLQLLFHQ, encoded by the exons ATGTCAGACATGCAAAAG GGACTTATTCCAGCTTTACAGGAAGTCATGCCTGGTGCACCTCATAGATTTTGTGTCTTGCATCTTTGGAAAAATTTTACAAAGCAATGGAAAAGCAAGGAACTTAAAGGAATTGTGTGGCAATGTGCAAAATCCACTACTGTTGCTGAGTTTGAAGGCCATATGGCCCATTTGAAGACAATCAACTGCCAGGCTTGGGAGTATTTGAATAAATGGCCCAAACAAGCATGGACAAAAGCCCACTTCAGTACAATACCCAAGGTGGACAATATATGCAACAACACTTGTgaggtattcaattccagaattcTGCAGTATAGATGCAAGCCTATTATCACAATGCTTGAAGAAATTAGAAGTTATATCATGAGAACCATGGCTGCCCGCAAGGTTAAACTTTCTGGAAAACCTGGACCATTATGTCTAGTGCAGTATAAAAGACTAGAAAAAGAATTCCATTTTGCTAATCAATGGACTCCCATTTGGTGTGGTGATAACATGGGCCTGAGATATGAGGTCCACATGTGGGGGAATAAGGTTGAGGTCAATTTAGGTGAATGGACATGCACTTGTGGAGTATGGCAACTAACAG GGATGCCATGCCGACATGCCATTGCAACAATAACTCACAAAGGAGGGAAGCCTGAGGACATGTGTCATGAGTGGCTGTCAATAGAAGCTTATAATAAGACATACCAGCATTTTATTGAACCAGTCCAAGGACCACAATATTGGGCCCAGACACAGTATACACACCCTGTTCCACCACATAAAAAGGTCCAAAGAGGAAGgccaaagaaaaatagaaggagATCTGTAGATGAGGACAATGTCACAGGACATAAGCTAAAGAGGAAATTGGCTGAGTTTACATGTGGAAGGTGTGGCCAAACCAATCATAACATTAGAAGCTGTAAAAATATTGGAGTTCCTGTTAGGCCAAAGAAATATGTTGCACCATCAACTTCAAATGAGGATGACCACCTATTATCTCAAGATGAACAAGCTTTGAATGAGGCTGAAGAAGCTGCTGCTCATGTTCAACAAGATCCGGTGGAGATTAATTTATCTCGCCTCATTTGTCACAAGATAGTGACATGGAGTTTATG GTCCCTGCAACTATTGTTCCACCAATAG
- the LOC114389249 gene encoding uncharacterized protein LOC114389249: MNDNITLVLHHGGRFTPRASDGKVEYIGGEFDVWEDISADCLNAFILYDLVKACKKYSNIGECFWLIDKDLDFNHGLRSCTTDGDILHLVRDAFENENEINVYFHHEVDPILEEVPQMLYLECDPIRKAVENEDDLDDVPVAGHEEDVGAGEQTDAGEQMDAGKQRDGGEQRDTDAGEQRDGSEQRDTDAGEQRDGSEQRDAEAGEERDADGEERDVADSEEEKEVDSDETDAEWFINFSCMLNEVEAEVETDGYHSEELNIPISSDDEDEDVEVYPQYSQSSGVGEQKLELGMEFGTLDEFKSALREYSILMGREFKWKKNDKQRARAKCKKAFCDWEIYCAKNEVRNSFQIKTFKHNHNCCREVNNKQANRQWVVSKLEGKLRMQPTLKCVEALEYFKQEFGVHIEVTKMWRAMKEAKQLVEGNERK, translated from the exons ATGAATGACAATATAACTTTAGTATTGCACCATGGAGGAAGATTCACTCCACGTGCCAGTGATGGAAAGGTTGAATATATAGGCGGAGAATTTGACGTTTGGGAGGATATATCTGCAGATTGCCTGAATGCATTTATCTTATATGATTTGGTGAAAGCTTGTAAGAAGTATAGTAATATAGGAGAATGTTTTTGGTTGATTGATAAGGACTTAGATTTTAATCATGGGTTAAGGAGTTGTACAACTGATGGAGATATATTACACTTAGTTAGGGATGcttttgaaaatgagaatgagataaatgtttattttcatcatgAAGTAGATCCAATTTTAGAAGAAGTCCCACAAATGTTGTACTTGGAATGTGATCCAATTCGAAAAGCTGTTGAGAATGAGGATGATTTAGATGATGTACCTGTTGCTGGCCATGAGGAAG ATGTTGGTGCTGGAGAGCAGACAGATGCTGGTGAGCAGATGGATGCTGGTAAGCAGAGGGATGGTGGTGAGCAGAGGGATACTGATGCTGGTGAGCAAAGAGATGGTAGTGAGCAGAGGGATACTGATGCTGGTGAGCAAAGAGATGGTAGTGAGCAGAGGGATGCTGAAGCTGGTGAGGAGAGAGATGCTGATGGTGAAGAGAGAGATGTTGCTGATAGTGAGGAGGAAAAGGAAGTTGACAGTGATGAGACAGATGCTGAGTGGTTTATAAATTTCTCTTGTATGTTGAATGAAGTTGAAGCTGAAGTTGAGACAGACGGTTATCATTCAGAGGAGCTTAATATCCCCATTAgtagtgatgatgaagatgaggatgttgaAGTTTATCCTCAATATAGTCAAAGTAGTGGAGTTGGTGAACAGAAGTTGGAATTAGGGATGGAGTTTGGTACTCTAGATGAATTTAAATCTGCCTTGAGGGAGTATAGCATATTGATGGGCAGGGAGTTCAAGTGGAAGAAGAATGATAAACAGAGGGCTAGAGCAAAATGCAAGAAGGCATTTTGTGATTGGGAAATCTATTGTGCAAAGAATGAAGTTAGAAACTCTTTTCAGATAAAGACATTTAAGCATAACCATAATTGCTGCAGAGAAGTGAACAACAAACAAGCAAATAGACAGTGGGTGGTCAGTAAACTTGAGGGCAAACTCAGAATGCAGCCAACCCTTAAATGTGTTGAAGCTTTGGAATATTTCAAGCAAGAGTTTGGAGTGCACATTGAAGTTACAAAGATGTGGAGAGCCATGAAAGAAGCAAAGCAATTAGTGGAAGGGAATGAGAGGAAATAA